The genomic window TTCTTGAAGAAGCATGGCCATTCGGTTCCGTAGCTTCTGAAATTACCTACATGGTGCAGCAGAAAGCATTCGATTACCTGGATGCTCCGATCAAGAGAATTACAACTCCTGACGCTCCGGCTCCTTACTCTTCCGCATTATTTGCAGAATGGTTCCCAAAACTTGAAAAAGTAAAAGAGGAGATCAAAAAAGCAATGTATGTAAAGTAACGAAACGATTATAGAGAAAAACTTCCGAAAGGAAGTTTTTTCATTTATTATATTCATGAAGAAAAATTCATGGGGTTGTAAATTTCACTTAAATTTGCGCTTTTAAAAATTAAATTAGCTGGTATGGCAGAAGTTGCAGAAAGCGGTCATCATTTTGACATTAAGAAGCTTTCTTTCATTGGAATCTTAGTCTCTCTTGGAATTGTTTTCGGAGATATCGGTACTTCACCGCTTTACGTAATGAAAGCCATTGTAAACGCTAGAGAAAGCGGAAGCTCAATGCCTTTCAATGAATATATCGAGGGAGCGCTGTCCTGTATTATTTGGACGCTTACCCTTCAGACCACCATCAAATATGTGATCATTGCTTTACGAGCAGACAACAAAGGAGAAGGGGGGATCCTTGCCTTATTTTCCCTTGTAAAAAATCTGAAAAAAGGCTGGCTGTACCTGATTGCTATCATTGGAGCGGCAGCCCTTATTGCAGACGGGGTAATCACGCCTTCCCTTACGGTAATGTCCGCCATCGAAGGTCTGGAAATCTACAATCCGCACACGCCGGTTGTGCCTATCACTATCGGGATCTTAATTGTGATCTTCGTGGTTCAGCAGTTCGGGACAAGCTTTATCGGTAAGTTCTTCGGACCTGTCATGGTGATCTGGTTTCTGGTATTAGGTGGTCTGGGACTGTCGCATCTAAGCGAGAATATTGAAATTTTAAGATCTTTTAATCCTTATTACGCCTATAAACTGATTGTCAACTCACCGAGCGCGATCGTGATTTTGGGGGCGGTTTTCCTTTGTACAACAGGTGCGGAAGCTCTTTATTCCGACTTGGGACACTGCGGGGCAAAGAATATCAGGGTAAGCTGGGGATTTGTAAAAATTATGCTGATTCTGAACTATCTTGGACAGGGAGCGTGGCTTTTAACCAATTATAATAAACCCGGTTTTTCTGTCGTAAATCCTTTCTTCGGGATTATGGAAGAATGGATGGTAGTTCCGGGAGTAATTCTGGCAACGGCAGCTGCGATTATTGCCAGCCAAGCCTTGATTACAGGATCATTCACCATTTTCTCAGAAGCAATGTCTCTGAATTTGTGGCCAAACCAAAAAATCGATTATCCTTCAGGGGTAAAAGGCCAGATGTATATTCCGAGAATCAACTGGGGGCTTTTACTTTTCTGTATCGTCGTGGTACTCCACTTCAGGGAATCCGGAAAAATGGAAGCGGCTTACGGATTATCTATTACCGTAACCATGCTGATGACCACGGTACTTCTGGTGTACTGGCTGTTGAAGCGAAGAGTAAACAAGCTTTTCATTTTAGTCTTTGCCTTGGTTTATATGGCTATCGAACTTGGTTTCTTCAGTGCAAACGTTATCAAATTCCTGGAAGGAGGCTGGATTACCGTTGTACTTGCCGGTTCTATCGGGATCTGTATGTATGCGTGGTATAACGGAAGACAGATCAAGACCAAATTCATCAAGTTCATTAAATTGGAAAAATACATTCCGATTATTAAAGATATGAAGCTGGATGAAACCATTCCGAAATACGCGACGAACTTAGCCTACCTGAGCCGTGCCAAAAGAAATGATGAAATTGAATCCAAGATTATTTACTCCATCATCAAAAAGCAACCGAAAAGGGCAGACCATTATTTTATCCTGAATATCACCAACCAGGAAGATCCGTATACATTTAAATACATTGTAGATGAAGTATTGCCGGGTACGATTTATAAAATCAATTTCATGCTGGGCTTTAAGATCGACAGAAGAATCAACGATTATTTCGATATGGTGCTGAGAGACCTGATGGCAGACGGAACGATTCCTTCCCGAAGCAGCCATCCTTCCCTGAGAGCACATAATATTCCGCCTGATCTTAAGTATGTGATCATAGATAATACCTATATCAACGATATACTTCTTACAGTAAAAGAGAAAATTATCTTAAATATCTATAATTTTGTTAAATATATCGGAAGCGACGACTTCAAAGCATGGGGGGTAACTTCCCATAATGTAGTGGTGGAATCTGCGCCTATGACGGAAGACTGTGTAGGAAATTCAAAAATCCAGCAATGCGATTTTATCCGTCACAACAGTTAAATTCTTTAACACTGGCCGACCATAAGTATTTAAATAAAAATCAATAAATTTGTAGATAAATTTTTTGATGGATACGATACAGAAAGAAAAAAATATCGCACTTATAAAGGACGTTCTTAGAAACTATTTACTGGAAAAAGGTTTCCGGAACACCCCTGAAAGATATACAATATTAGAGGAAATTTACAGTATGGATCATCACTTCAATGTGGATGATCTGTACCTTTTGATGCTGCAGAAAAAATACCATGTTTCAAAAGCAACCATTTACAATACGATTGAAATTTTCCTGGATGCAGGACTGATCCGTAAGCACCAGTTCGGGGAAAAAACGCTCACTTCTTCATCTTACGAGAAATCTTATTTCGATAAACAGCACGATCACCTCGTGATTTATAAGAAAGATTCCGATAAGGAAATTGAGGAAATCATTGAATTTTGTGACCCGAGAATCCAGGGGATTAAAGAAGCTATTGAAGAAGCATTTGGTGTAAAAATTGATTCCCATTCGCTGTATTTTTATGGCACTAAGAATGACTAATATGTCCCTGCCGCTAAGACTGCTGTTTTTGGTAGTGGTCTTTATTTCAACGTTTGCCTTTTCACAGGAACAGCCTAAGCCTTTCCAGAAAGATCCGTATTTTACCCCCGCTACTCCGCAGAAAAATGCTCCGCCCGCAGAAAAGGTAAAGCATATCCACTCCGACGAGCTGCGGAAGGACGAAAAATACGACGGGAATAATTACTTCGTAGGAAATGTGCAGTTTTCCCATCAGGGATCTCTGCTGAATGCCGATCTGGTGATTGTTTATGAAGAACAGAACTTCATTAAAGCTATCGGGAACGTAAAGCTTCAGAATGCAGACGGCTCCGTAATTACCGCCAATGAAATGGAGTATGACGGAAATACGCAGAAAGGGATCGCCCGTAAAAATGTCGTGCTTACCGATCCTAAAGGCACCGTCATCAGAACCGAAACCATGTATTACGACAGGGTTTCCAATCAGGCCTATTACAATACCGGAGGTACAATCAATGACGGTAAAAGTACGACGTACTCAAAATCTGCAACCTATTATCTTACGACCAGGACGATCGATCTTACCGGAAGGGTGAAGATTGAGGATAACCAATATGTTCTGGAAGGCGATAATGTTGTCCAGAACCAGAATACCAATATCGTCAACATTAATGGTCCGACGACAATCGTCAATAAAAAGAATCCTAAGAACCGGATCGTAACCGACAAAGGGAATTACAATACAAATACGAAAGAAGCTTTCCTTTATAAAAATTCAAAGGTGTATTACAATGATAAAATCCTTACCGGGGATGAAATGTACTACAACCAGCTGACCGGTTTCGGAAAGGCAACGGGAAATGTTACCCTGGATGATCCTAACGAAAGAAGATGGATAAAAGGAGGCTACGGGGAAATTTTCGAAAAGAAAGATTCTGCTATGATGACTAAAAATCCGTATGCGGTAAAGGCATTGGAAAAAGATTCCATGTACTTCGCTGCAGAAAAAATCATTTCTTTCCAGCGTCCGGATTCTGCAGATATCAAAGTTAAAAAAAGCTTTCTGCGGGCTTTCCGTAAAGGAAGGTTCTACAAATCGAATGCACAGGGAAGGGCAGACTCTATTGCCTTTAACGAAACGGATGGGGTGCTTCATATGTACACGGATCCTATTCTCTGGAGCAACGGTAAGCAGGTAACAGGAGACAAGGTAGAAGCTTATTTCAATACCCAAACCGAAAGCATCGACTCTTTAAAAGTAATCGGAAATGCTTTTGCCATCAGCAAAGTGGATTCTCTGAACCTGAAAGATGAATTCAACCAGGTAAAAGGAAAGCTGATGACGGTATACTATGGCGAAGATAATAACATTAAGGAAGCCAAGGTGATCGGAAATGCACAGGCCATATCTTATTCTGATGACGAAAACAAGCAGACCAAAGAAAAGGAAAGAATAGGGATTTCTCTCACCTCATGCGGAATCATCGATGCCATATTCGAGGAAAAGCTGCTTTATGTGGTGGAATGTAATATCGGTGCCACTTCAGACACTTATCCGATGAGTATGATCGAGCCTGAAAAACGGAAATTTCCGGATTTCAATTGGAATACCAAAGACCGTATTCTCAAATGGCAGGATATCCTGGTCGATACGCCGAATTATGAAGAAATCAAGTACGAATCCGACAATACCTTATACAATAAAGCTCAGGAGGCAGTAGAAAAAGAGAAAGCGAAAGAAGAAGCCAAGAAGCCTAAGCGGGTAAGAAGATAACCGTTTTTTACCGGTCAACTAAGAAAAAATACATCAGCTCACCATTTTCTATAGCGGAAATGGTGAGTTATCGTTATAAAAACTCTGTGTACATAGCCTTTTCAGGGCTTTTTTTTGCTTTAATGTTAAAAAAATTCAATCCATTTATTCAAAAACCAGTGAACGTAAAAACCCCGCTGCCAGAGCCTTCTGGGATTAATTAATTTTCATGATATGTTGAATTGAAGTAGCAGATCAGTATAAAAGTAAAATATTTTTTATTGAATGTGTATTTTTATTCAAATTTTTCTATATATTTATCATAGAAAATATATGAAACTATATTAATATTTTGTGATTTGGTGGTATCGCTTACAGAATTTACTGTAAGCGATTTTTTTATTCTATCGGGATTATTTCTGCATATCGCGAATGTTTTTTAGCTTTGCTGAAATTTTTCAGGAAAATGGAAATGCAAAAAGATTTTTTTACCTATCAGGCCCAGACGACACCATTTGCCGCAGGTTTTGAAGTTGAGAGAGCGGAAGGAAGCTATATTTACGGTAAAGACGGAAGAAAATACCTGGATTTTGTAGCCGGGGTCTCTGCAAATACACTGGGGCATTCGCATCCGAAAATCGTCGAAGCTATCAAGCAGCAGGCGGAAAAATATCTTCACGTTATGGTTTATGGAGAATATGCTCAGGAAAAACCGGTTGCGTTGTGTAGGCTGTTGGCCGAAGCTACCCCTGATCCCCTGGAAATTACCTATCTGGTGAACAGTGGGGCAGAAGCGATCGACGGAAGCCTGAAGCTGGCCAAAAGATATACCGGAAGGGAAGAGATCGTTTCCTTTAAAAACTCTTATCACGGGAATACGCACGGCGCCCTGAGTGTTTCGGGAAATGAATTTCATAAAAGGGAATTCCGGCCTTTACTGCCGATGGTTTCTTTTATTGAATTCAATAATGAAAACGATTTTGATAAGATCACGGAAAAGACGGCCTGTGTAATAATGGAAACGATTCAGGGAGCCGCAGGTTTTCTGGTTCCTGATAAAAACTATTTAGTCAATTTAAAGAAAAGATGTGAAGAAGTCGGTGCTTTGCTGATCCTGGATGAAATACAGCCGGGGTTCGGGAGAACCGGAAAACTGTTTTCCTTTGAGCATTTCGGAATTGTTCCGGATATTCTGGTGATGGGAAAAGGAATGGGTGGAGGCGTTCCGGTAGGCGCTTTTATGAGTTCAAAAAAGATAATGGAAACTTTATCCCATTCTCCGAAACTGGGCCATATTACAACCTTCGGAGGCAATCCGCTGATTGCTGCTTCCAGCCATGCCACTTTAGAGGAAGTGCTGGAAAGCGGACTGATGGGCGAAGTGGATGAAAAAGAGCAGCTATACAGAACCCTGCTGGTTCATCCCAAAATTAAAAATATCAACGGGAAAGGCCTGATGCTGGCAGTAAATCTGGGATCGCCGGAATATACGCTTGAAGTAGCCAAGAAATGTATGGATAAAGGGCTGATTGTCTTCTGGCAGCTATACAGGAATGAATATCTGCGGATTTCACCGCCGCTCACCATTTCAAAAAAAGAGATCGAAGAAGGCTGTAACATTATCATTGATGTACTGAACGAAAATTAAAATAGAAAACTCTTCATCCGAAGGGTTTTTTCGTGTAAACAGGCCGCAGTATCAGCAGGAAATTAGAACTAAACGCTTATTTAAAATTCTCTGACAAATATCATGAAGATTATATAAAAAAATAAATACATTTTTGTGTAATAAAAAAATTAATTTATATATTGCGGGACGATTAAAACAAAGATATATGGCGAAACATAAAGTCCATTACGAATTCCCAATGCACTGTCTATCAGAGATTTTATATGAATATCTGGCGACTGCGGAGGGGTTGTCTGAATGGTTTGCGGATGAGGTAACAGAGAAAGGCGATGACTTCTTTTTCAGCTGGGGCGGAGGACCTTCTGAGAAGGCGACTTTAATCAGATATAAGCCTGAAGGTTTTGTGCGTTTCCGATGGGAAGAAGATGAAGGAACGAAAAACTTCTTTGAAATGACGATCACTATTGATGATATTACCGAAGATCTATCCCTCAATATTACAGATTTCTGCGAAGAAGGCGATGAAAATGAAAATGCCATGTATTGGGAAAACCTTATAGAAAACCTTAGAATTAAATTAGGTGCTGCCTAAACGTAGGCCGCGCTGCATGATAAAACTGATGAACGATTTATCGTTCATTATTTTTTTATAAACAAATCAGAGACAAGTGGAAAATCAATATTTTACATCAGACGAAATAGCGGTACGGAACAGGGCTTTTCTTTCAGGAGATACGGTGAAGGTTTCCTTTTTTATCAGGAACGGTAATCTGATCATGGATGAGGAATGTTATTTCTTCCTGATGGCTTCCATGAGAAAAATGAGGCTGAACATTCCTTTAACCTATACCCTTGAGTTTTTCCAGTCGCTTTTCCAGAAAGAACTGATCGATGGGAAAGGGATCAAAAACGGAATTATCAATTTCCAGGTATTTAGAAATCTGGATGGGATGACCCTTTCGAAATCTTCGGTTTCTTACTTTTATGAAGTAACGGAAATGTCCGATGTGCTGGCAGTTCATGAAAGAGCTTTAGAACTGGATTTAATAAAGGAAATTAACGTTAATAATAACCTTTTAAGCAATATCCGTGTTCATAGCCCGGAAAACATTTACGGGGAGATTTATGCCCAGGAAAATGACCTGGATGATGTAATTCTCCTGAATCCTAATAAAAGGATTGCCCGTACGACTTTTGGAAATCTACTCTTTCTGGAAGGAAACGTTATTAAAATCCCTAAACAGACCGAAGGGGCTTACATTTCGCCTTTGATGGAAAATTTTGTCACCTTCCTGCATAAGAACAACCTTGCCGATATCCAGGAGCATGAGATCATTGCTTTTGAATCCCAGAAAGCTGAAGAAATCCTGTTGATTTCCGATGAAAAAGGAATTTTCACTGTGGGCAAAATCAGGAATAAAACCTTTGGAAATACCCGTCTTAAAGAACTGACGGAAAACTGGAGAAACAGTTTTTTATAATGAATATTTCATAAATTTTATATAAATGAAACCCGGCAATAATGCCGGGTTTTTTGATGCGATGAAAAATGTTAGTAGAAATAAATTAAGCCAATTCTGTAAACATCCCTGCGAGCATGATAGTAAGTTAACACCAGATCATCATACTGTTTGGTAAACCCTTTTGAAAAGCTTCCTTCCAAAATAAAATGATTTGATATTTTATAGTTTAATCCTATATCTCCGCTGATGCCGAATCTTCTTCTGAAGTAATAAGGCTGACTTTCTTCACTGTCAGGAATATAATTTAGTTTTGGACCTGCTACTAAAGAGAATCTTTTGTAAAAATTGTATTTATAATACACGGGAAGTTCTAAAAATGTAACCCGATCAGTAAAAGAAATTAATAAGTTTGATTGAATGTAAGATTTCTCGGAAATTTGCTTTTCCACCACAAACCCTGTATAAGCTTCATCAATAATATCGCTTAGATAGCCTGACGGCTCACCGTTTTCATCTATTGCATTTATATTAGAGTAGTTCCAGCCTGCTTTTATACCGTACTTTAATGGATATTTTTGCGAATAGGTTAAAATTGTTAATAGCAAAAACAAAACATTGAGGAACTTGTCCCCAATGTTTTCATTTATTTTAATACACTTCATTCTGATAAGAATTTCCTTCTTGTTTATGTACGCTGAAAAATACATTTTGTTTTACGGATACATCACCGAGTATCTTTGCTCTTTCCTTAATTTTTTTTCTCCTTTTTTCTCTACCGGTTAATGGTTCATCACCATAGTCATTACACTGATAAGCTGTAGCTGTTTTACCATAAAAACCAGTGTAAATAGTTGCTTTGAATTTCTTCCATTTCCCTTTTTTCTTTCTATATGATCTTGTATAAGTTTTCATTAGTGTCTGCCCCGGAAAATTAGGAAAATGAGCATCTTTAAATTTATGTTTCCAAACTATTTTTCTTTCTGAACTGAATAAATGTTCACCTTTATCCTTAATCTCGCTGTGGCAGTAACCGCCCTGTGAAGGAGGAACAGTGGCAACAACAGTTACCCCTGAATCTTTATAAGGTTCAACTGCTTGGGATACCTGCCCTTGAGTAGCTCCGCCAATATTGATCGGTTGTTGTGTAGGGTTTGTAATGTTGTTTAAGGCAGTCAGAATATCAGTTGCTGTTCCGATATCATTGATAGGAAAACTTGCGTATCCCCAATCATATCTTTTATAAAGCGTATAACCGTTTTTACAGTCACCAACAATAAATTCTGAACCTAAGCTTAATAATGCTCTTTCTGTTTCATCGTCTATATAATATTCATCAGGAGCGGTATTTAAATCCCACGCTCCGTCACCTTGTTGATCCAGCCACGCATCATCCAGTTCGGCTAGGTATTGCCTTAGGGAGCAAAAATGCAGATCTTTTTCAAAATCAATTAGTGGCTGATTTTCATCAAAGCCTACTGATTCAGCATAATCATCTGCTTCTTCATCTGTCATACCGGCAGTTTGTTGATCAAAAGCATCATTGTAATCTTCAATCTGCTGATCTAATTTTACAATAGCTGTTTCATAATCCTGCAATGTAGGAAATACTAAGATGTTGTTTTGGCATGAAGTAGCGAGACTGTTATCTAAATTGACAGCTTTTATGCCCGGAATAATACTACTTGCGGTAGAATTTTCAAAGAAATCACAAACGGATTCACGTCCTTTAGCTGATATTTTTGCATTTGAATTAGAATTTGCTTCAGTGTCAAATTCTCTTTCCGAAGAACAAGAAGAAAATAATGAGCCGACAACCAAGCTCATGATTAGAGTTTTTTTCATTGTAATTAATTTTTTGACAGAGCAAAAATATGTGAAATTTTGTGGTACCACAAAATTATTTATGAACAAATTATTAATTTTTTTAATCCCATGCTATTCTAAAAGTGGAGTTATTATTTGTGACAGATATTTTGTAAGATCCTTTCTATACAGCAACAAAGTTCTAAATCAATAATATATATCACTCTAAATTGACAAACCCGGTAAACAACGTATCACAGTCCTTTACCGGGTTTTATTCTGAACAGGTCAGAATTTGTTTATCTTAATATTCTTTGAAGACTTCTGTTAATTTCCGGGCAATTTCCTTCTGGCCTGCTTCGCTGCTCATATAGGTTTCATCTTTTGGACTATTGATAAATCCCAATTCCATAATGACCGCAGGAACTTCGGATTCCCTTAAAATATGAAGGTTTCTCTCTTCGATCTTCTAAACATTGAACTTTCTGGAAATTCTTTCGGCCAGTTTTTTTGAATTTTCTGTATTCTGTGTGTATATTTCCGGGCCTTCCTGTGTAGAATGACGATCGGCACTGCTGTTGATGTGCAAAGAAATAACCAGTTCAGGATGAAGCTGATTAATAAATGTGGTGCGCCCGCTCAGCGGGAGGTCGGTATCGTTATCGCGGGTCAAGATAACTTCATATTTACTTTGGGTAGTATTGAATTTCTGGATTTCTTTTCCGATGCTGAGGACAATATCTTTTTCATAGATCCCGTTTCGACTGGCTCCCATATCATTTCCGCCATGACCGGCGTCGATTACGATCAGCTTTTTAGTTTCAGGGGTAAAAGATAAAAATGCTGCTGAAAAAGCGGCTAAAGCCAATAGTTTTATTCCTTTCATATGGCTGAGATTTGGTTTAACAAATAACGGCAATTCCAGGCTTAAACTTAGTTAATGGATTCTTAAAATTTGTTAAATTTTTATTCAGCTTGTAAGATAAATTTTAATTTAGTGAAATATCTTCAGGAGAATTGGCCCACAGCAGGTATTCACCGCCGAGATTCTGCATGATCGATTTCCATAAGGTCTGGTCATTCGGCAGGGTGTAATCAAGATTGTAGACATCCACTACGGTCCACACTTTCCGCTGGATCTCGCCGTCGAGCTGCAACGCTGTCCATCCGGAATATCCGGAAAATATCTTTACATCGTTAATATCCAGCTCGCCGTTTAGAACGGCACTGATGATGTTTTCGATATCTTCTGTCAGATAAAACTCAGAAGTTATTTCAGTGTAAATTTCGGTAACTTTCTTGCCTTTTACTATAAAGAAAACTTTGTCGTTTTCCACCGGTCCTCCATCATACACTTCGATTTTAAAATCAAAAAAATCTTTGAACTTACTGCTCATCTGGCTGTTCTTTTTATTCAATATTAAACCGAAAGCACCATTTTCATTGTGCTCAACAACAAGCACTACCGATCGGGAAAAAATATCGCCGGAAATGTCAGGTGTGGAAATTAATATTTTACCTTTGTAAGAGTAATTCATACTCAAATTTAATAAAAAATATTTATGGAAAACCTGCACGACAAAAGAAAAGTGTATGATAAATCCCAACTTATTGAAAGTGAGATAAAACAAAACCCCATTGAGCAATTTCGGGATTGGTTTATGGAAGCCGGTGAAAATCCGAATATTTCAGAGGCCAATGCAATGGCGGTTTCTACCGTAGAGGAAGACGGCTGTCCGCGTACCCGGATGGTTCTGCTGAAAGCATATACATTCGAAGGATTTATTTTTTACACCAATTATGACAGTAAAAAAGGACGTGCTATTGAGAAAACCCATAAAGCCTGCCTCCATTTTTTCTGGCCCAGCCTGGAGCGGCAGATTATTATTAAAGCCAGCCTGGAGCGGGTGGCTGAAAATCTGAGTGACGGCTATTTCCATTCCCGGCCGAAGGGAAGCCAGCTTGGTGCGGTAGTCTCTCCACAGAGCCGTGAGATTCCGAACCGTGAATTTCTGGAAAGTAAGCTGAAGGAGCTGGAAAAGGAATATGAAGACATGGAAGTTCCGAGACCTGAAAACTGGGGCGGTTATATCGCAAAACCCTACGAAATAGAATTCTGGCAGGGAAGGCCGAACAGACTCCACGACCGGATTGTGTATGAATTGCAGGAAGATTTTGACTGGAAAATCTCAAGATTGGCACCTTAGACTTTGGATAAGCATAAAAAAACCTCATCAACTGATGAGGTTTATTTTTGTAATCTTGAATGATTATTTTTTCTTTTTTCCGGCAGCAGGAGCGTTTGCTGAAGCCACAGCAGCTGAAAGATCAGCACCTGCCTTGAATTTAGCAACAGTTTTTGCTTCGATGTTGATCGGCTTTTTAGTAGCAGGGTTAATTCCTTGTCTTGCTGCTCTCTCAGCTACTGAGAAAGTTCCGAATCCTACCAAAGAAACTTTTCCGTCTTTCTTCTTTAGAGTAGTCATTACATTGTTGATGAATGATTCTAAAGCAGCTTTGGCTGCAACTTTAGTGATCCCTGCGTCTTTTGCGATTGCGTCGATTAATTCAGACTTGTTCATAATTGTTATTATTAAAGTTAGTTCGTTATTAAAGCAAATATAATACTATTTTGTAAATGTGCAATTTTATTGCTGAAAAATAAATAATTTTTTTGATTTTAAGTAAAATTAATTAAAATATCATAATTTGTAATTTTGCGGAAAATCTACGTTACACGTTACTAAAATCATGCCAATTGCTTATCTGTATTGACTTTAGTAAATTTGAAAATTTATTTTTAACATTTATTAAATCCTAAATTTAATATCAAGAATTAATGGTTTTCAGGATATGGTTGTAAATTCTGTAAGTAAAATCTTCAAAAATTATGTTTATAGAAAATAATGCGCTGTGTATCTGATAGTTTTAAATTCAGTATAAAAGGCGGTTTTATAAATTATTATTAATAAATTTGCACCATGTTAATAGAAGTTTTCAAGTCTAAAATTCACAGGGTGAGAGTTACGGCTTCTGACCTTAATTATATTGGAAGTATTACCATAGATGAAGAGCTTATTGAAGCGGCAGGACTGGTAGTGGGAGAGCGGGTTTATATCGTAAATGTAAACAACGGAGAACGTTTTGATACGTATGTGATAAAAGGAAAAAGAAAATCCGGCGAAGTCTGCCTTAACGGGCCGGCCGCAAGAAAAGTACAGCGGGACGACATCATCATTATCATTGCTTATGCACAGATGACCCCTGAAGAAGCACAGGCGTTCCAGCCGAAAATTGTTTTCCCGGACGAAAAAACCAATCTTTTGACGTAACCGGATGGAAAACAAATCAAAAAAGCCTTTAAAAACAATCCTTACCATTGTAATCTCGCTTGCTTTTGCAGGCTTTTTTTTATGGTTTGCTCTAAAGGGACTGGATTTTAAGGTTATTCAAAAATCTTTAGCCAAGGCAAATTACTGGTGGGTTCTGTTTGCAGCCTGTTTTGGGATTGCTGCTTACTGGTTCCGGGCCATCCGCTGGAACCTGATGCTGGAACCGATGGGACACAATATTTCAAACTCCAATTCGCTGTGGTCTATTTCTTTCGGCTACCTGATGAACCTTACCATTCCGAGAAGCGGAGAAATAGCAAGAGCTACTGCTTTGTACGGGGTTGAAAAAGTGCCGGTAGATAAATCTATAGGAACAATTATTTTGGAAAGAGTTGTAGATTTAGCATGTATGTTTATTGTTTTGGGACTAACTCTAGTTTTTAAGTTTGATACTATTATTTCTTTTTGGAAATATATTGAAAAGGAATTTTTTAAGAAGATCGAAAATTTTATTTTTTACGGCTATATATTTATTGCCTTCTTTATAATTTTCTTAATTATTTTCATTGTATTTAGAAATAAAT from Chryseobacterium sp. SORGH_AS_0447 includes these protein-coding regions:
- a CDS encoding KUP/HAK/KT family potassium transporter, coding for MAEVAESGHHFDIKKLSFIGILVSLGIVFGDIGTSPLYVMKAIVNARESGSSMPFNEYIEGALSCIIWTLTLQTTIKYVIIALRADNKGEGGILALFSLVKNLKKGWLYLIAIIGAAALIADGVITPSLTVMSAIEGLEIYNPHTPVVPITIGILIVIFVVQQFGTSFIGKFFGPVMVIWFLVLGGLGLSHLSENIEILRSFNPYYAYKLIVNSPSAIVILGAVFLCTTGAEALYSDLGHCGAKNIRVSWGFVKIMLILNYLGQGAWLLTNYNKPGFSVVNPFFGIMEEWMVVPGVILATAAAIIASQALITGSFTIFSEAMSLNLWPNQKIDYPSGVKGQMYIPRINWGLLLFCIVVVLHFRESGKMEAAYGLSITVTMLMTTVLLVYWLLKRRVNKLFILVFALVYMAIELGFFSANVIKFLEGGWITVVLAGSIGICMYAWYNGRQIKTKFIKFIKLEKYIPIIKDMKLDETIPKYATNLAYLSRAKRNDEIESKIIYSIIKKQPKRADHYFILNITNQEDPYTFKYIVDEVLPGTIYKINFMLGFKIDRRINDYFDMVLRDLMADGTIPSRSSHPSLRAHNIPPDLKYVIIDNTYINDILLTVKEKIILNIYNFVKYIGSDDFKAWGVTSHNVVVESAPMTEDCVGNSKIQQCDFIRHNS
- a CDS encoding Fur family transcriptional regulator, which encodes MDTIQKEKNIALIKDVLRNYLLEKGFRNTPERYTILEEIYSMDHHFNVDDLYLLMLQKKYHVSKATIYNTIEIFLDAGLIRKHQFGEKTLTSSSYEKSYFDKQHDHLVIYKKDSDKEIEEIIEFCDPRIQGIKEAIEEAFGVKIDSHSLYFYGTKND
- a CDS encoding OstA-like protein, whose translation is MSLPLRLLFLVVVFISTFAFSQEQPKPFQKDPYFTPATPQKNAPPAEKVKHIHSDELRKDEKYDGNNYFVGNVQFSHQGSLLNADLVIVYEEQNFIKAIGNVKLQNADGSVITANEMEYDGNTQKGIARKNVVLTDPKGTVIRTETMYYDRVSNQAYYNTGGTINDGKSTTYSKSATYYLTTRTIDLTGRVKIEDNQYVLEGDNVVQNQNTNIVNINGPTTIVNKKNPKNRIVTDKGNYNTNTKEAFLYKNSKVYYNDKILTGDEMYYNQLTGFGKATGNVTLDDPNERRWIKGGYGEIFEKKDSAMMTKNPYAVKALEKDSMYFAAEKIISFQRPDSADIKVKKSFLRAFRKGRFYKSNAQGRADSIAFNETDGVLHMYTDPILWSNGKQVTGDKVEAYFNTQTESIDSLKVIGNAFAISKVDSLNLKDEFNQVKGKLMTVYYGEDNNIKEAKVIGNAQAISYSDDENKQTKEKERIGISLTSCGIIDAIFEEKLLYVVECNIGATSDTYPMSMIEPEKRKFPDFNWNTKDRILKWQDILVDTPNYEEIKYESDNTLYNKAQEAVEKEKAKEEAKKPKRVRR
- a CDS encoding aspartate aminotransferase family protein codes for the protein MQKDFFTYQAQTTPFAAGFEVERAEGSYIYGKDGRKYLDFVAGVSANTLGHSHPKIVEAIKQQAEKYLHVMVYGEYAQEKPVALCRLLAEATPDPLEITYLVNSGAEAIDGSLKLAKRYTGREEIVSFKNSYHGNTHGALSVSGNEFHKREFRPLLPMVSFIEFNNENDFDKITEKTACVIMETIQGAAGFLVPDKNYLVNLKKRCEEVGALLILDEIQPGFGRTGKLFSFEHFGIVPDILVMGKGMGGGVPVGAFMSSKKIMETLSHSPKLGHITTFGGNPLIAASSHATLEEVLESGLMGEVDEKEQLYRTLLVHPKIKNINGKGLMLAVNLGSPEYTLEVAKKCMDKGLIVFWQLYRNEYLRISPPLTISKKEIEEGCNIIIDVLNEN
- a CDS encoding START-like domain-containing protein; amino-acid sequence: MAKHKVHYEFPMHCLSEILYEYLATAEGLSEWFADEVTEKGDDFFFSWGGGPSEKATLIRYKPEGFVRFRWEEDEGTKNFFEMTITIDDITEDLSLNITDFCEEGDENENAMYWENLIENLRIKLGAA
- a CDS encoding aminotransferase class IV is translated as MENQYFTSDEIAVRNRAFLSGDTVKVSFFIRNGNLIMDEECYFFLMASMRKMRLNIPLTYTLEFFQSLFQKELIDGKGIKNGIINFQVFRNLDGMTLSKSSVSYFYEVTEMSDVLAVHERALELDLIKEINVNNNLLSNIRVHSPENIYGEIYAQENDLDDVILLNPNKRIARTTFGNLLFLEGNVIKIPKQTEGAYISPLMENFVTFLHKNNLADIQEHEIIAFESQKAEEILLISDEKGIFTVGKIRNKTFGNTRLKELTENWRNSFL